The Rhodocytophaga rosea genome has a segment encoding these proteins:
- a CDS encoding T9SS type B sorting domain-containing protein has protein sequence MRYFLSTFFCLLLGLALVESAYASHVRAGEITAVRDRSAANRNTLTYIFTFTMYRDMCGSCVQAGPEELFFGDGTSSGRLEPVSKDTIGNRTEKVTYIYTHTYSAPGIYIIHISVENRNDKVLNMFDSLNTPFHVKTTLFINQSVGINNTPILLNAPIDLARVGQRFIHNPDAFDIDGDVLRYRLTTPQLGYNRNVNGYRHPHLVQPPGRSETRGPATFSIDSLTGDLVWDSPVLQGLYNVAFVIEEWRNGIKIGEVVRDMQIIVRDNPNNRPNLEIPNDTCIVAGSFLQGVATATDPDKNRIRLTASSGLFQDNFPAPKPTFTVPALQMSPVTGLFEWQSECVHVRKEPYQVVFKAEDLPGTGDDSPNKLVDIKVWQITVVGPRPTGLRATPQGANMQLSWDAYTCSNAAEMIIYRRVGCTDIDTSVCNTGLVAATGYVEIGRVPIGTTTFIDTNNGLGLDPGTNYSYRIVAGFAPPQGGESLASAEACTALSLDMPFITNVDVQATSSTQGEILVKWIQPLELDTKVNPGPYRYDLYRGNGFQGGALQRIRTVTLNSFSQATAGDTTYLDKSLNTADSVYHYVLFFYTGAGLQDSTQSASSVRLTATPVVNAIELSWQAQVPWSNANTTHKVYRESRAAKGSFELIATVEVGAESSFRFTDTGNGIVLDEDSLYCYYVETSGSYSTSKIPSPLLNKSQVICASPLDTLKPCPPLLAIDVLDCASFVADKGNCNLSSFSNKLTWEPAAISASCDEDVVGYRLYYKRYMEDEDYELIASLPATAREYVHSGLRSFAGCYYLTAVDEDGQESDPSNEVCKDNCPYYELPNVITVNGDGKNDELRPFECPLFVEKVEISIHNRWGRSVFESEDNIFINWDGRLLVTEVSSEGQVSTGVYYYLAKVRFARLSRKDELVQIKGWVHVLR, from the coding sequence ATGCGATATTTCTTATCCACCTTTTTCTGTTTACTGCTGGGTTTAGCTCTGGTAGAAAGCGCCTATGCTTCCCATGTTCGGGCAGGTGAAATCACAGCTGTCCGAGATAGAAGTGCTGCCAACCGGAATACATTAACTTATATCTTCACTTTCACTATGTACCGGGATATGTGTGGTTCTTGTGTGCAGGCGGGTCCGGAAGAGCTGTTTTTCGGGGATGGCACAAGCAGTGGTAGATTAGAGCCAGTAAGCAAGGATACCATAGGAAATCGGACAGAAAAAGTTACTTATATATACACCCATACCTATAGTGCTCCAGGAATTTATATTATACATATTTCAGTTGAAAATCGCAATGATAAGGTGCTGAATATGTTTGATTCACTCAATACACCATTCCATGTAAAAACGACTTTATTTATCAACCAGTCAGTAGGTATCAACAATACGCCTATATTGCTTAATGCCCCAATTGACCTGGCTAGGGTAGGACAGCGATTTATTCATAATCCTGATGCTTTTGATATTGATGGGGATGTGCTCAGATACCGACTGACAACACCGCAACTAGGATACAATCGCAATGTAAATGGCTATCGTCATCCACATTTGGTGCAGCCTCCAGGCCGTTCAGAAACTAGAGGGCCAGCTACATTTTCTATCGATTCTCTCACTGGCGATCTGGTGTGGGATTCGCCAGTTTTACAAGGATTGTATAACGTAGCCTTTGTAATCGAGGAATGGAGGAATGGGATCAAGATCGGGGAGGTGGTCCGGGACATGCAGATCATTGTCAGAGACAATCCCAACAACCGGCCCAACCTGGAAATACCTAATGATACCTGTATTGTGGCCGGCTCTTTTCTGCAAGGGGTGGCCACCGCCACAGACCCGGATAAGAACAGAATCCGCCTGACTGCCAGCAGCGGCTTGTTTCAAGACAATTTTCCTGCACCTAAGCCTACCTTCACGGTACCTGCCCTACAGATGTCTCCGGTTACAGGGCTATTTGAATGGCAGAGTGAGTGTGTGCATGTTCGGAAAGAGCCTTATCAGGTAGTATTTAAAGCCGAAGATTTACCAGGAACTGGTGATGATTCACCAAATAAGTTAGTAGACATCAAGGTCTGGCAGATCACGGTGGTAGGGCCAAGACCAACAGGGCTGCGGGCTACTCCCCAGGGCGCCAACATGCAACTTTCCTGGGATGCTTACACCTGCTCAAATGCGGCTGAAATGATCATTTACCGAAGAGTGGGCTGTACAGACATTGATACCAGTGTGTGTAACACCGGCCTTGTGGCTGCCACCGGCTATGTGGAGATCGGCAGGGTGCCCATCGGCACTACAACATTTATTGATACCAACAATGGATTGGGACTTGATCCGGGCACCAACTATTCCTATAGGATCGTAGCCGGGTTTGCCCCGCCACAGGGAGGAGAAAGTTTAGCTTCGGCTGAAGCCTGTACCGCTCTGAGCCTGGACATGCCCTTTATTACAAATGTGGATGTGCAAGCCACTTCTTCCACACAAGGAGAGATCTTAGTGAAGTGGATACAGCCTTTGGAGTTAGACACCAAAGTCAATCCCGGACCTTACCGTTATGATTTGTACAGAGGCAATGGTTTTCAAGGAGGAGCTTTGCAGCGAATCCGCACAGTAACACTGAACAGTTTTTCTCAGGCCACAGCAGGAGATACTACTTACCTTGACAAAAGCCTGAACACAGCTGATTCTGTCTATCACTATGTCTTGTTTTTCTACACAGGAGCCGGTCTGCAGGATTCCACCCAATCGGCTTCCAGTGTTAGGTTGACAGCCACACCGGTGGTGAATGCCATTGAGTTAAGCTGGCAGGCACAGGTGCCCTGGAGCAATGCCAACACCACTCATAAGGTATACAGGGAAAGCAGAGCAGCCAAAGGCAGTTTTGAGTTGATTGCCACTGTGGAGGTAGGGGCAGAAAGCTCTTTCCGCTTTACAGACACAGGCAATGGGATCGTGTTGGATGAGGATTCGCTGTATTGTTACTATGTGGAAACCTCAGGCAGCTACAGCACCAGTAAGATACCCTCACCTTTGCTTAACAAGTCACAGGTGATCTGTGCATCTCCGCTTGATACCTTGAAGCCTTGTCCGCCTTTGCTTGCCATAGATGTGTTGGATTGTGCTTCGTTTGTAGCTGACAAAGGCAATTGTAATCTGAGTTCTTTCTCAAACAAGCTTACCTGGGAACCGGCCGCGATCAGTGCCTCATGTGATGAGGATGTGGTGGGCTACAGGTTGTATTACAAGCGTTATATGGAGGATGAGGACTATGAGTTGATTGCCAGTTTGCCTGCTACAGCAAGGGAGTATGTCCACAGTGGCCTGCGCTCTTTTGCCGGGTGTTATTACCTGACAGCAGTGGATGAGGATGGACAGGAGAGTGATCCGAGCAATGAAGTCTGCAAGGACAACTGTCCCTATTATGAGCTGCCCAATGTGATCACAGTCAATGGGGATGGCAAGAATGATGAGCTGAGACCCTTTGAATGTCCTTTGTTTGTGGAGAAGGTAGAGATCAGCATTCACAACCGGTGGGGCAGGAGTGTGTTTGAAAGTGAAGACAACATCTTCATCAATTGGGATGGAAGGCTTTTAGTAACAGAAGTATCTTCAGAGGGCCAGGTAAGCACAGGGGTATATTACTATTTAGCCAAAGTGCGCTTTGCCCGATTAAGCAGAAAGGATGAACTGGTTCAGATCAAAGGTTGGGTCCATGTCCTTAGGTAA
- a CDS encoding succinate dehydrogenase cytochrome b subunit, translated as MSWITQTLTSTIGRKLVMALTGLFLVSFLFVHLSGNLLMFRGDGGQAFNEYSHFMSTAGIIRVLEIVLVLGVVIHVYTSVVLTRRNQKARPQAYAYNNPSANSSWFSRNMGLSGSIVLIFLITHIQNFWYRYKFGDPGIDQWGNKDMYNLVVTVFRQEWWLSILYIIAMVLLSFHLMHGFQSGFQSLGIRHTKYTPLIQKIGLVIAILFPAAFAAFPLYFLLSGL; from the coding sequence ATGAGTTGGATTACCCAAACGCTTACCAGTACAATTGGCCGCAAACTGGTAATGGCGCTCACCGGATTATTCCTGGTTTCTTTTCTGTTTGTCCACCTGTCGGGCAACCTGCTTATGTTCAGAGGTGATGGCGGACAAGCATTTAATGAATATTCTCACTTTATGTCTACTGCTGGCATCATCAGGGTGCTTGAAATTGTTTTAGTGCTCGGTGTAGTGATTCACGTATATACGTCTGTTGTACTTACCCGACGGAATCAGAAAGCAAGACCCCAGGCATATGCCTATAACAATCCATCTGCAAATAGCTCCTGGTTTTCCAGGAATATGGGTTTATCGGGAAGTATCGTGCTTATTTTTCTGATAACGCATATTCAGAATTTCTGGTATCGATATAAGTTTGGGGATCCGGGAATAGATCAGTGGGGTAATAAAGATATGTATAATCTGGTAGTTACCGTTTTCCGTCAGGAATGGTGGCTCTCTATTTTGTACATTATAGCCATGGTATTGCTCTCCTTTCACCTGATGCATGGCTTTCAAAGTGGTTTCCAAAGCCTGGGAATCCGGCATACTAAGTACACTCCACTCATTCAGAAAATAGGCCTGGTGATTGCAATCCTTTTTCCGGCGGCTTTTGCGGCTTTTCCGCTGTACTTTTTACTATCTGGCTTATAA
- a CDS encoding fumarate reductase/succinate dehydrogenase flavoprotein subunit → MTLESKVPEGPLADKWTKHKFNLKLVNPANKRKYDIIVVGTGLAGASAAASLAELGYNVKAFTFHDSPRRAHSIAAQGGINAAKNYQNDGDSVYRLFYDTVKGGDYRAREGNVYRLAEVSVNIIDQCVAQGVPFAREYGGLLANRSFGGAQVSRTFYARGQTGQQLLLGAYSAMSRQVASGKIKLYTRSEMLDLVMVDGRARGIITRNLITGQIESHSGHAVLLCTGGYGNVFYLSTNAMGCNVSATWRAHKKGAFFGNPCFTQIHPTCIPVSGEYQSKLTLMSESLRNDGRVWVPKKQGDTRKPEDIPEQERDYFLERRYPSFGNLVPRDVASRNAKYVCDEGRGVGDTKLAVYLDFADAIKRDSEKVISAKYGNLFEMYEKITGENPYKTPMRIYPAVHYTMGGLWVDYNLMTTIPGCYALGEANFSDHGANRLGASALMQGLADGYFVIPYTIGDYLATLPAAKVEASHPAFQEAEKGVRDMITRLLSINGKKTVDTFHKELGKIMWDFCGMSRHAEGLKGAKAKIKALKEEFWRDVKVLGVNEELNQTLEKASRVADFIELGELMVDDALNRNESCGGHFREEYQTEDGEAKRDDANYSYVAAWEYKGPGKEEELHKEDLIFENVKLTQRSYK, encoded by the coding sequence ATGACATTAGAATCTAAAGTTCCGGAAGGCCCTCTGGCAGACAAATGGACCAAGCATAAGTTTAACTTAAAGCTGGTAAATCCTGCCAACAAGAGGAAATACGATATAATTGTAGTGGGAACCGGACTGGCTGGCGCCTCTGCCGCTGCCTCTCTGGCTGAACTTGGCTACAATGTAAAAGCTTTTACTTTTCACGATAGCCCCCGCCGCGCGCACAGTATTGCCGCGCAGGGCGGTATTAATGCAGCCAAAAATTATCAGAATGATGGCGATAGCGTCTATCGCCTATTTTATGACACCGTAAAAGGGGGAGACTACCGGGCAAGAGAAGGAAATGTGTACCGCCTGGCAGAAGTAAGTGTGAATATTATAGACCAGTGTGTAGCGCAAGGTGTACCGTTTGCCCGTGAATATGGTGGCTTACTCGCCAACCGTTCTTTTGGAGGTGCCCAGGTCTCCAGAACATTTTATGCCCGTGGCCAGACTGGACAGCAGTTGTTGCTGGGTGCGTATAGCGCCATGAGCCGTCAGGTGGCAAGTGGTAAAATAAAATTGTATACCCGTTCCGAAATGCTCGACTTGGTGATGGTAGATGGCAGGGCCCGTGGTATTATTACCCGCAACCTGATTACCGGCCAGATTGAATCTCATAGCGGACATGCTGTATTGCTGTGTACCGGAGGATATGGCAACGTATTTTACCTCTCTACTAATGCCATGGGTTGTAATGTAAGTGCTACCTGGCGTGCGCACAAAAAAGGTGCTTTCTTTGGAAATCCCTGCTTTACCCAGATCCATCCCACCTGTATTCCAGTATCCGGAGAGTACCAGTCAAAGTTGACGCTGATGTCGGAATCGTTGCGGAATGATGGACGGGTGTGGGTACCGAAAAAACAAGGTGATACACGTAAGCCCGAAGATATACCCGAACAAGAGCGGGATTATTTTCTGGAAAGAAGATATCCCTCTTTTGGTAACCTGGTTCCCCGTGATGTGGCTTCCCGGAATGCCAAATATGTATGTGATGAAGGCCGTGGCGTAGGTGATACCAAACTAGCTGTTTACCTCGATTTTGCAGATGCCATCAAACGCGATAGTGAAAAAGTGATCTCAGCCAAATATGGTAACCTGTTTGAAATGTATGAGAAAATTACCGGTGAAAATCCATATAAAACCCCCATGCGCATTTATCCTGCGGTACACTATACTATGGGTGGCTTGTGGGTAGATTATAATCTAATGACCACTATACCTGGTTGTTATGCGTTGGGTGAAGCTAACTTCTCTGATCACGGCGCTAACCGACTGGGAGCAAGTGCACTGATGCAAGGTTTAGCTGATGGTTATTTTGTAATTCCATATACCATTGGTGACTATCTGGCTACTTTACCTGCGGCAAAAGTTGAAGCTTCTCACCCGGCCTTTCAGGAAGCAGAAAAGGGAGTAAGAGATATGATTACCCGGCTGCTTTCCATTAATGGCAAAAAAACAGTAGATACGTTCCATAAGGAACTAGGTAAGATCATGTGGGATTTCTGCGGTATGTCACGCCATGCAGAAGGATTGAAAGGGGCTAAAGCTAAAATAAAAGCCTTGAAAGAAGAATTCTGGCGAGATGTAAAAGTGCTGGGTGTTAACGAAGAACTCAATCAGACACTGGAAAAAGCAAGCCGGGTGGCTGACTTTATCGAACTGGGCGAATTGATGGTAGACGATGCCCTGAACCGCAATGAATCCTGTGGCGGACACTTCCGGGAAGAATACCAGACGGAAGATGGAGAAGCTAAACGCGATGATGCCAACTACTCATATGTTGCCGCCTGGGAATACAAAGGCCCTGGCAAAGAAGAGGAATTACACAAAGAAGATCTGATTTTTGAAAACGTAAAACTCACACAAAGAAGCTATAAATAA
- a CDS encoding succinate dehydrogenase/fumarate reductase iron-sulfur subunit, with the protein MKLTLRIWRQKHANAEGKLADYNVDVNSHMSFLEMLDDLNEKLAAKGEEPIAFDHDCREGICGTCNLYINGRPHGPIRTTTCQLHMRHFKDGETIVIEPWRARSFPIVKDLIVDRSAFDRIVQAGGYISVNTGSARDANETPIPKIVADEAFNSAACIGCGACVAACKNASAMLFVGAQVSKFALLPQGKAERKLRAEKMVAQMDVEGFGACTNTGACSAECPVGIDMTNIARLYREYTGAKLTSDNV; encoded by the coding sequence ATGAAACTCACACTGAGAATATGGCGGCAAAAACATGCCAATGCAGAAGGTAAACTGGCAGATTACAATGTAGACGTAAATTCACATATGTCTTTTCTGGAAATGCTGGATGACCTGAACGAAAAACTGGCTGCAAAAGGAGAAGAGCCTATCGCTTTCGACCACGACTGCCGCGAAGGAATTTGTGGAACCTGTAATCTTTACATCAATGGCAGACCCCACGGACCGATCCGTACGACTACCTGTCAGTTGCATATGCGTCATTTTAAAGATGGCGAAACTATTGTAATTGAACCCTGGCGTGCCAGAAGTTTTCCGATTGTAAAAGACCTGATCGTAGACCGTTCTGCCTTTGACCGGATCGTTCAAGCTGGTGGATATATTTCGGTGAATACAGGAAGTGCCCGCGATGCCAATGAAACGCCGATTCCTAAAATAGTGGCCGATGAAGCTTTCAACTCTGCGGCTTGTATCGGCTGTGGCGCCTGTGTAGCGGCTTGCAAAAATGCTTCTGCCATGCTGTTTGTAGGAGCTCAGGTAAGCAAATTTGCATTATTGCCCCAGGGAAAAGCAGAACGCAAATTGCGTGCTGAAAAAATGGTAGCGCAAATGGATGTTGAAGGATTTGGTGCTTGTACCAATACTGGTGCCTGCTCCGCAGAATGTCCCGTTGGTATCGATATGACCAATATTGCCCGCTTGTATAGAGAATACACTGGCGCTAAACTGACTTCAGACAATGTTTAA
- a CDS encoding sterol desaturase family protein, with the protein MYWYYILITLIAFVAMEALAWFMHKYVMHGFMWNWHKSHHSPNEGIFERNDLFAVLFSIPAVGSMMIGLTYREEWYWLFWTGIGITLYGVVYFVFHDIIVHRRIRFNARPGNPYLKNIIRAHKVHHKNRDRNKGEAFGFLYSAKKYTAE; encoded by the coding sequence ATGTATTGGTACTATATTCTGATCACACTGATAGCTTTTGTCGCTATGGAAGCGTTAGCCTGGTTTATGCATAAATATGTAATGCATGGCTTTATGTGGAACTGGCATAAATCCCACCATAGCCCCAATGAAGGTATATTTGAGCGGAATGATCTGTTTGCAGTCCTTTTTTCTATACCGGCGGTTGGCAGTATGATGATTGGATTAACGTACCGGGAAGAGTGGTACTGGCTGTTTTGGACAGGAATAGGAATTACGTTGTATGGCGTTGTATACTTTGTTTTTCACGATATAATTGTTCACCGCCGCATCCGGTTTAATGCCCGTCCGGGAAATCCTTATCTGAAAAACATCATCCGGGCACACAAGGTACACCACAAAAACAGGGACCGTAATAAGGGAGAAGCCTTCGGATTCTTGTATAGCGCAAAAAAATACACCGCTGAATAA
- a CDS encoding fatty acid desaturase translates to MKHSSDTNTGIVIACLIIGSWAGLLAYLLFRYSVNFYSPLTYLFVLLQTHLFTGLFITAHDAMHGVVAKNKKLNKLIGQLCATLFVYNSYSRLFPKHHEHHKYVKSGKDPDYYKGNFFIWYFHFMKQYVSIGQIILAAVTYNLLILVSPESNVITFWVVPSLLSTLQLFYFGTYLPHKGEHAPDNIHQSNSQSKNHVLAFLSCYFFGYHYEHHHAPGTPWWKLYKVKELNVSK, encoded by the coding sequence ATGAAGCATTCGTCTGATACAAATACCGGAATTGTGATAGCCTGCCTGATTATAGGCAGCTGGGCTGGTTTGCTGGCATATCTGCTTTTTAGATATAGCGTCAATTTTTATTCTCCGCTTACTTACCTGTTTGTTTTACTACAAACACATTTGTTTACCGGCCTGTTTATTACAGCGCATGATGCCATGCATGGAGTGGTAGCTAAAAACAAAAAACTCAATAAATTGATTGGACAGCTTTGTGCTACTTTATTTGTATATAACTCTTATAGCCGTTTATTCCCTAAACACCACGAGCATCATAAGTATGTGAAATCAGGCAAAGATCCGGACTATTATAAAGGTAATTTCTTTATCTGGTACTTTCATTTTATGAAGCAGTATGTAAGTATAGGGCAGATTATACTGGCAGCCGTAACCTATAATTTACTTATCCTGGTATCCCCGGAAAGTAATGTGATCACCTTCTGGGTTGTTCCTTCTTTGCTATCAACTTTGCAATTATTTTATTTTGGAACCTACCTGCCACATAAAGGCGAACACGCACCGGATAATATTCACCAATCGAATAGCCAGTCGAAAAACCATGTTCTGGCTTTTCTGAGCTGTTATTTCTTTGGCTATCATTATGAGCATCACCATGCTCCGGGTACGCCCTGGTGGAAATTATACAAGGTGAAAGAATTGAATGTGAGTAAATAA
- a CDS encoding MFS transporter has protein sequence MNSKPLTLTSGPLVEKNNPKVLNAWCLYDWANSVYTLTIATAVFPIYFTAVTTKPDGSDQIPFLWMTKSSSVVYTYSLSIAFLLVAFISPLLSGIADYSGNKKLFMKFFVYMGSIACITLYFFDSQHISLGIVCFIVASIGYAGSLVFYNAFLPQIATPDRFDSLSAKGYSLGYIGSVLLLIMNLVIIQKPDWFGLQAGTLPARISFVMVGVWWLGFSAYSLYYLPDSVHEKKTDTNYLLKGFYELKSVMAEVKQDAILKTFLLGFFFYSMGFQCIMYLAGIFGAKELKLPEGNLIAVLLIIQLVGIGGAMLFVYIAKKAGNLQTLSTGVLVCMLICVAAYFIYTALQFYILAVIVGMVMGGIQSMSRSTYSRLLPETKDHASYFSFYEFTEKTGIVLGTATYAFIEDSTGSRRMPLFALIVFFMIGLFFLIRLIVYRPIPAKTT, from the coding sequence ATGAACAGTAAGCCTCTTACACTTACTTCCGGGCCATTGGTGGAAAAGAACAATCCCAAGGTATTAAATGCCTGGTGCCTGTACGACTGGGCCAATTCTGTATACACCCTTACCATTGCAACGGCAGTTTTTCCTATCTACTTTACAGCCGTAACAACCAAGCCAGATGGCAGTGACCAGATTCCTTTTTTGTGGATGACCAAAAGCAGCTCAGTAGTGTATACCTATTCATTATCTATTGCTTTTCTGCTTGTTGCTTTCATTTCCCCTCTTCTCTCTGGTATTGCCGATTACAGCGGAAACAAGAAGCTGTTTATGAAGTTTTTTGTATATATGGGCAGTATCGCCTGTATAACCCTGTATTTTTTCGATAGCCAGCATATCTCATTAGGTATTGTTTGTTTCATTGTGGCAAGTATAGGCTATGCCGGAAGCCTTGTGTTTTATAATGCTTTTCTACCCCAGATCGCTACCCCGGATCGTTTTGATAGCTTAAGTGCCAAAGGATACTCCTTGGGATATATTGGAAGTGTATTGTTATTAATTATGAACCTGGTAATTATTCAAAAACCAGATTGGTTTGGTTTACAAGCAGGTACTTTGCCAGCCAGAATCTCTTTTGTGATGGTGGGTGTGTGGTGGTTAGGGTTTTCAGCCTACTCTTTGTATTATTTACCGGATAGTGTGCATGAAAAAAAAACTGATACCAACTACCTGTTGAAAGGATTTTACGAATTAAAAAGTGTAATGGCAGAAGTGAAACAAGATGCTATTCTAAAAACCTTCCTGTTAGGATTCTTTTTTTATAGTATGGGGTTTCAATGCATTATGTACCTGGCTGGCATATTTGGTGCGAAAGAATTAAAGTTACCGGAAGGCAACCTGATTGCAGTTTTGCTGATCATCCAGTTAGTAGGCATCGGAGGGGCAATGCTATTTGTATATATAGCTAAAAAAGCAGGGAATCTGCAAACATTATCCACTGGCGTACTGGTGTGTATGCTGATTTGTGTTGCAGCTTATTTTATTTATACCGCTTTGCAATTTTATATACTGGCTGTTATTGTAGGTATGGTAATGGGAGGGATTCAAAGTATGTCGAGGTCGACCTATTCCAGGTTGTTGCCAGAAACCAAAGATCATGCTTCGTATTTCAGTTTTTACGAATTCACGGAGAAAACAGGCATTGTGCTGGGCACGGCTACCTATGCATTTATTGAAGATAGTACAGGAAGCCGCCGCATGCCTTTATTTGCCTTAATTGTATTTTTTATGATTGGCCTGTTTTTTTTAATTCGTTTAATTGTATACAGGCCTATTCCTGCAAAAACTACCTGA
- a CDS encoding ExbD/TolR family protein, which translates to MAKFSKKSNANPTISTASLPDIIFILLFFFMVTTRMRDTSIMVQQRLPAATQLQEIEQKSLVSYIYVGKPKEPGQHGTEPRVQVDDVFIPTTGIPQFVELEKAKLPEAERAMIWMSLKVDNETKMGILNDVKLQLREANALKINYSSVRAGVAAAGM; encoded by the coding sequence ATGGCAAAGTTTAGCAAAAAATCAAACGCAAATCCGACAATATCTACGGCATCATTGCCGGATATTATTTTCATTCTTTTGTTCTTTTTCATGGTAACAACCAGAATGCGGGATACTAGTATTATGGTGCAGCAGCGATTGCCTGCAGCCACCCAGTTACAGGAAATTGAGCAAAAGTCTTTGGTAAGTTATATTTATGTAGGAAAACCGAAAGAGCCTGGTCAGCATGGAACAGAACCCCGGGTACAAGTAGATGATGTATTTATTCCAACTACTGGCATTCCACAGTTTGTAGAACTGGAAAAGGCAAAATTACCTGAAGCTGAAAGAGCTATGATCTGGATGTCCCTGAAAGTAGATAATGAAACCAAAATGGGTATTCTGAATGATGTAAAATTGCAATTACGCGAAGCTAATGCATTGAAGATTAATTACTCATCTGTTCGTGCTGGTGTCGCAGCCGCTGGTATGTAA
- a CDS encoding ExbD/TolR family protein, which translates to MAKKKSRAIPEINASSMADIAFLLLIFFLVTTTIGADKGLNMLLPPKKDPTAPVDVNLKDKNVFKVIVNSRNQLLVEDEPMDVRILKEECKKFLSNNNADPTLSESPEKAVVSLKTDRGTDYKVYVKVLDELIAAYNELRAEKLGISVERYLQLDEKNPKEDELLKYAQKVYPRRLSEAEPTSVVK; encoded by the coding sequence ATGGCAAAGAAAAAAAGCAGGGCAATCCCTGAAATTAACGCCAGCTCAATGGCTGATATTGCCTTTCTGCTGTTAATCTTTTTCCTGGTAACTACTACCATTGGTGCAGACAAAGGTTTGAATATGCTGCTGCCTCCAAAGAAAGATCCAACTGCACCTGTTGATGTTAACTTGAAAGACAAAAATGTATTTAAGGTAATTGTTAACTCCAGAAATCAACTCCTGGTAGAAGATGAACCTATGGATGTGCGGATATTGAAAGAAGAATGTAAAAAATTCTTGTCTAATAACAACGCTGATCCAACTTTGTCTGAAAGTCCAGAGAAAGCAGTGGTTTCTTTGAAAACAGATAGGGGTACAGATTACAAAGTATATGTAAAGGTTCTGGATGAACTGATTGCGGCTTATAATGAATTACGTGCGGAGAAATTAGGTATCAGTGTAGAGCGGTATCTACAATTAGATGAAAAAAATCCAAAAGAAGATGAATTGCTGAAATATGCCCAAAAAGTATATCCCCGCCGTTTATCTGAGGCCGAACCTACAAGCGTTGTAAAGTAA
- a CDS encoding MotA/TolQ/ExbB proton channel family protein, which produces MKKLLASLMLAGTLTLGFSANLMAQDTTSTTTATDTATTATEDAGVPVSTATDDAVAEEQSFHQIVKENFISGGVEYMVPILLCFIFGLAIAIERIITLNLASTNTKKLLTRVEDALNTGGVEAAKEVTRSTRGPVASIFTQGLMRAPEGVDMVEKSIVSYGSVEMGKLEKGLVWLSLFIALAPMLGFLGTVVGMIFAFQAIAAAGDVSPTVVASGIQVALITTVGGLIVAIILQVFYNYLVTKIDSIVSQMEDASITLVDTLVKYNITKGGLR; this is translated from the coding sequence ATGAAAAAGTTATTAGCTTCTTTGATGCTTGCCGGTACCCTGACCCTTGGCTTTTCTGCAAACCTGATGGCACAAGACACAACCTCTACAACAACAGCAACAGACACAGCCACCACGGCAACAGAAGATGCTGGTGTTCCTGTATCCACTGCTACAGATGATGCTGTAGCAGAAGAGCAAAGTTTCCATCAGATCGTAAAAGAAAATTTTATTTCCGGTGGTGTGGAATACATGGTGCCTATTCTTCTTTGTTTCATTTTCGGCCTGGCTATTGCCATCGAAAGGATCATTACCTTGAATCTGGCTTCCACCAACACTAAAAAATTATTAACCAGGGTAGAAGATGCGCTGAACACTGGTGGCGTAGAAGCTGCTAAAGAAGTTACCAGAAGCACCCGCGGACCGGTTGCCTCTATTTTTACACAAGGCCTGATGCGGGCTCCTGAAGGCGTAGATATGGTAGAAAAATCTATTGTATCTTATGGTTCCGTAGAAATGGGTAAACTGGAAAAAGGTTTGGTTTGGTTGTCTCTCTTTATTGCACTTGCCCCAATGCTTGGTTTCTTGGGAACGGTTGTGGGTATGATCTTCGCCTTCCAGGCTATTGCTGCTGCCGGTGACGTTTCTCCAACAGTAGTTGCTAGCGGTATCCAGGTGGCTTTGATTACTACCGTAGGTGGTTTGATTGTAGCTATTATTCTTCAGGTATTTTATAACTACCTCGTTACTAAAATTGATTCTATTGTAAGCCAGATGGAAGATGCTTCTATCACCCTGGTAGATACTTTAGTAAAATATAACATAACAAAAGGCGGTTTAAGATAA